The window TCGACGCCCAGGACGTGCGAGGCGCCCCGGCGCTTGAACTCCCGGCTGTAGAAGCCGGTTCCGCAGGCGAGGTCGAGGATCGACCTGCCCTGTACGTCCCCGACGAGGCCCAGGAACCCGGGCACCTCGCCGTAGCGTGCGAGAGGGAGGGTCTTGAAGCCCTCGAACGCCTCGCCGATCTCGTCGTACAACTGACCGCTCATCGTACTGTCCCCCTGTTCATGGCCTCGGCGTCGCCGGGCCGCAGCAGCGTGTGGCGGAAAGTCTCCCTCTCACCGGTGGCAGGTTCGTATGGGCGAAAGTAACGAAGAGGCGGCGCCTTCGAGTTCGTATCGAACGACTGATTCGATCATCGGACCGACATGGACCGACATCGGACCGTCACCGCGCGCCCACGTCACCGTCCGACGGCGTTCATCAAGACGATGGCGGCCAGGCACGTGAAGATCACCGTGAGCACGCCGATGATCGTGGCCCACGCCCTCTGCGACTCGTCCAGACGCACGCTCGGCCTCCCGACCGGCACGGCCCGCCCGCCCCCGCCGCGCACCCGCGCGCGAGCGCCGCCCTGCCGTCCATCATGAACCCCACCCACCCCACGCACATCTCGGGTGAGCGGGCGCCCCCGCGCCTCAGCGCAGGGTCAGGGAGGTCTGCGACGCGACGCGGCCCAGCTTCTCGGGGTTGCGGACGTAGTACAGGCCGGTGATGCGGGCATCCGCCGGCCGGGTGTCCCCGAGCCGGGTGGCCTCCAGGCGGGTGTCCTCCGCTTCCTTCGCGTCCTCCACGCGGACGGCCAAGATCCCGTCGACCTCCCCGTCCAGGTACACCAGGAGCGCCGGGCCGCCGTTGATCACCGTCGGGGCGAGGGCGATCTGCTGCCGGCGCTTGCCGATGCCGCCGATCATGAAGCGCGTCACCTTGTCGGCGCCGACGATCGGCCGCAGCGCGGCCTGCTTGATGCCGCCGCCGTCGCCCATGTAGACGACCTCAGGGGCGAGGACGTCCAGGAGACCTTGCGGATCCCCCGTCTCGATCGCGCGCCGGAACGACTCCAGCGCCGCCGAGGTCACGCTCGGCGGGACGACCTGACGGGGGCGGCGGGCATCGACGTGCCTGCGGGCGCGCAGCGCGATCTGCCGACAGGCCGCCGGGGTCTTGTCGACGGCGGCCGCGATGTCCTCGTAGCCGACGTCGAACGCCTCGCGCAGCACGAAGACGGCGCGCTCGGTCGGCGACAGCGTCTCCAGGACCAGCATCATCGCCATCGACACGCTCTCGGCGAGCTCGACGTCCTCGGCCACGTCCGGCGTGGTGAGCAACGGCTCGGGCAGCCAGGGGCCGACGTACGCCTCCTTGCGGCGCTTCATCGTCCGCAGCCGGTTGAGCGACTGCCGGGTGGTGATCCGCACCAGGTAGGCGCGTTGGTCGTTCACCTGCGCCAGGTCGACCTTGACCCAGCGCAGCCAGGTCTCCTGGAGGACGTCCTCGGCGTCGGCCGCCGATCCGAGCATCTCGTAGGCGACGGTGAAGAGGAGGTTGCGATGGGCGACGAACGCCTCGGTCGCCGGGTCAGCGCCGGCGTGCTCGTCCGCATCCACGACAAGGCCCCTTCTTCTTGTGGATCTTCATTTGGATCCTCATTGTGCTCGAACGGCTACGCCACCCGCTCGGCGGCCCCCCGCTCCTCGCCGCTGCGGGCCTCCAGCAACTTTCCGCGCCCCGCCCCGCCCGAGACGCGGTGCAGGCTGTACGAACCGGGCTTGCCGGCCTCACCGGCCAGGTGCTTGAGGACGCCCGCGCACACGAGCTCCTTGAGCTTCGCCCCCGGGCGACCGTCGATGTGGAACCACACGGCGACGTCGTTGCGGGCGAACTGGAAGATGCCCTTACGTCGGCCCAGGCTGATGCACTGGCCGGCGAACGCCTGCTTGAGCGCCCCGGGCAGCTCACCCGTCATCCGGCTGATCACCGTGTCGGCCGCCCGCGCGCCCAGCGGCATCGCGGCCTGGCAGCTCATCCGCAGCGGCAGGCCCGACGGCGCCGCCGAATCCCCGGCCGCGACGATGCGCACGTCGTCCAGGCTCGTCAACGTCTCGTCCGTGAGCAGGCGCCCC of the Streptomyces sp. RerS4 genome contains:
- a CDS encoding RNA polymerase sigma-70 factor — protein: MDADEHAGADPATEAFVAHRNLLFTVAYEMLGSAADAEDVLQETWLRWVKVDLAQVNDQRAYLVRITTRQSLNRLRTMKRRKEAYVGPWLPEPLLTTPDVAEDVELAESVSMAMMLVLETLSPTERAVFVLREAFDVGYEDIAAAVDKTPAACRQIALRARRHVDARRPRQVVPPSVTSAALESFRRAIETGDPQGLLDVLAPEVVYMGDGGGIKQAALRPIVGADKVTRFMIGGIGKRRQQIALAPTVINGGPALLVYLDGEVDGILAVRVEDAKEAEDTRLEATRLGDTRPADARITGLYYVRNPEKLGRVASQTSLTLR